Proteins encoded together in one uncultured Sphaerochaeta sp. window:
- a CDS encoding ABC transporter substrate-binding protein, with product MKKHVLVFFLILLILPMQIFANGTQESSETVLTIWDRNAEMEGVVSLFNAEMEKTNSPIRAKFELIPYEQQVSKFISALTAGTAPDIYSLDLVQFPYFISIGAFADMEELYQSMPYKEYLPQGMLPIGAMDGRQYALPYEIDLSVILYNKDMFREVGLDPENPPEKWDEFIKAAKLLTKDKDKDGTIDQWGTALVGNDAGSYMFWFMPFVWGNNGDMFTNKGEVVFDSPEVKETLQMWYDLIHTYKVAPPSSAQWSGGDRYNAFVAEQLAMCLGGNFNITALKQDAPDLDFGVAFIPSNRGTPATFGGGNMIGITKQSKNYDAAKQFIEFAYSEKVLLTNYAPKMALLPRSDLYDNEYYQEIPQMMDFARILENAKTPFSYKYNQIYDAVLYHLQGALLGKIPVNTAVSDCASEIQKVLK from the coding sequence ATGAAAAAACACGTTTTAGTCTTTTTTCTGATCCTCTTAATCCTTCCCATGCAAATTTTTGCAAATGGAACACAAGAGAGCTCAGAAACAGTTCTCACCATTTGGGACAGAAATGCTGAAATGGAAGGAGTCGTATCACTCTTCAATGCTGAAATGGAGAAAACTAACTCCCCAATTCGAGCAAAATTTGAATTGATCCCCTATGAACAACAAGTCTCCAAGTTCATCTCGGCCCTTACCGCCGGAACAGCACCGGACATCTACAGCCTGGACTTGGTACAATTCCCCTATTTCATCTCTATCGGGGCCTTTGCTGATATGGAGGAACTCTACCAATCCATGCCCTACAAGGAGTACCTTCCCCAAGGCATGCTCCCTATCGGAGCAATGGACGGGAGGCAGTATGCACTTCCCTACGAGATCGACCTATCGGTCATCCTCTACAACAAGGACATGTTCAGGGAAGTAGGATTGGACCCCGAGAACCCACCCGAGAAATGGGATGAGTTTATCAAGGCTGCAAAACTCCTTACCAAAGACAAGGACAAAGATGGAACCATCGACCAATGGGGTACTGCCTTGGTAGGCAATGATGCAGGCTCCTACATGTTCTGGTTCATGCCTTTTGTTTGGGGAAACAACGGCGACATGTTCACCAACAAGGGAGAGGTGGTATTTGACTCACCTGAGGTCAAGGAAACCCTGCAGATGTGGTATGACTTGATCCACACTTACAAAGTAGCCCCTCCCTCCTCCGCACAGTGGTCCGGTGGAGACCGATACAACGCATTTGTCGCAGAACAGCTTGCAATGTGCCTGGGTGGCAACTTCAATATCACTGCATTGAAACAGGACGCACCCGACCTCGATTTCGGCGTAGCATTCATTCCATCCAATAGAGGTACTCCTGCCACCTTTGGTGGAGGGAATATGATCGGCATAACCAAGCAAAGCAAGAACTATGATGCGGCTAAGCAGTTTATCGAATTCGCCTACAGTGAAAAGGTTCTGCTTACCAACTATGCCCCTAAGATGGCTCTTCTGCCTCGCTCTGACTTGTACGACAATGAATACTACCAAGAGATTCCACAGATGATGGATTTCGCACGGATCCTTGAGAATGCAAAGACCCCATTCTCCTACAAATACAACCAGATTTACGATGCTGTGCTGTACCACCTCCAGGGAGCTCTCCTTGGAAAGATACCCGTAAACACGGCAGTTTCCGATTGTGCCTCAGAGATCCAGAAAGTCTTGAAGTAA
- a CDS encoding AraC family transcriptional regulator, with protein MGSSDYSFGLISEIQAQNAGVFMSRGVGSHPRRIITSYELIYVKHGVLDIREGSVEYTIREGESLLLCPGILHEGIKPYPEDLQYYWIHFSTQKTGISYGCNEKIRIRKHANIARTVRMEQLFRWFINDQETGVLDPFVANLMIYQMLNELELSSEEKDVKISPLAIQTYRLIKTRFADSALSTQALSETLHCNSDYLGRIFHQSYGMTISSCIHKTRVHYAQTLLLKNTMNVNDIALASGFSDPGYFRTVFKRMVGVNPSEYRSAYEKLHINTE; from the coding sequence ATGGGTAGTTCGGATTATTCGTTTGGTCTCATTTCTGAAATCCAGGCTCAGAATGCCGGTGTTTTCATGAGTCGGGGAGTTGGCTCCCACCCGAGAAGAATCATTACCAGTTATGAACTCATCTATGTGAAGCATGGTGTTCTCGATATTCGGGAAGGAAGTGTGGAGTATACAATCAGGGAAGGGGAGTCCTTGCTCCTTTGCCCCGGGATCCTTCATGAGGGGATAAAGCCCTATCCCGAGGATTTACAGTATTACTGGATACATTTCAGTACCCAGAAGACAGGTATTTCCTATGGATGTAACGAGAAGATTCGTATCAGGAAACATGCAAACATTGCAAGGACAGTCAGGATGGAACAGCTCTTCCGTTGGTTCATCAATGACCAGGAGACAGGGGTCTTGGACCCCTTTGTCGCGAACTTGATGATTTATCAGATGCTCAATGAGCTGGAGCTCTCCTCTGAAGAGAAGGATGTGAAGATCTCCCCCTTGGCAATCCAGACCTACCGATTGATCAAGACCCGTTTCGCCGACAGTGCACTTTCCACGCAAGCCTTATCCGAAACTTTACATTGTAATTCCGACTATTTGGGGAGAATCTTCCACCAATCCTACGGTATGACCATCTCTTCATGCATCCATAAGACACGGGTTCACTATGCGCAAACCCTGTTGCTGAAGAATACCATGAACGTAAACGACATTGCCCTTGCCTCTGGATTCTCCGACCCTGGCTATTTCAGGACTGTCTTCAAGCGCATGGTGGGTGTGAATCCCAGTGAGTACCGTTCCGCATATGAGAAGCTGCATATTAATACTGAGTAG